The genomic stretch TTATCTATTAATGATATCTGGTTAGTAGATGGACTAAAACATAACCTACTTAGCATAAGTCAACTTTGTGATAGTGGTTATGATGTAGTGTTTAACAATAAAGAATGAATTTGATAAGTCTCTAGTGTTCAAGGGAAAGAGGAAAGACAATGTTTAGAAAATTAATTTTTTAGAATTGGCTGATCAAAATGTAGTTTGCCTTCTATCAGGGGATGATGAAAAGTGGGCCTGGGATAAAAGGTTAGGTCATGTTAACTAGAGATTAATCTTCAAGCTTAGCAAGTCAAAACTTGTTAAGGGGATTCCAGATCTTAACTATCATTCAGATGCTCTTTGTGGAGCATGCCAAATTGGGAAAAATTAACATAACCTCTTTTAAAACAAAGAAATTTGTGTCTACCTCTAGACCCTTAGAACTACTTCACATTAATCTGTTTCGTCCTGTTAGTACTGCATCAATCATTGAGAAGAAATATGGGGTTGTAATTAATTgtaatctctctctctctctctctctatatatatatatatatatatatatatataaaatatagcCTCCGTAGTTCCTTTTAAACACCAAATATGTTCAACTGTATATAACTCTCTTATGCTTCAATATGGTATCAGAGCTTGTTAAGATTCAATTGTTCGTCGTGTTTTATCTGGTTGACCCACTATCTTCTGATGACACAAGGTTGATTCAAACGTCTCTAAGATCTCTTATACTTCAATATGGTATCTAGAGCTTGTTGAGATTCAATTGTTCGTCGTGTTTTACCCGGTTGGCCCATTATTTTCCAATGAGGAAATTTTTTGTGTGACTCATTCCATTCACCACCATATTTTCTCTTTTCCGGCCAGAAATGGGACTTCTGCCGCTCCTAATGTCCTTCCAGCAAGATACCTGTACCTCCGAATCGCCTCTTCCAGATCGGCAAGTCCGCAAAATCTCACCACCTCCAGCCTTCCGTGCGTGGACCTCATGATAACACGTTCGACAACCATTCTCGTCGAGGTTTCCACCGTCGGTGTCACAGTGATGCCCTCTTTCCAGATATGTGCTTAGTTTTTTGTTTCAAGACATCAACTCTCATGGGATACACCGGCTCCGCCATATTTACTAAGGTTTCTCTTATCCTGTGTGAGAGACTAATCAGGACATCCATTAAATCAGTTGTGCTTGCCTTCCACTACCATGGTCATGGTGGATGAAACGGAGGACGCAGTGGCCAATACCATGGTATTCGTTATAACTACTGCAATTGTTACAACCATATTGAAGTTGAATGTCATGCAAAGACAAGAGAACAATAACGATAACCTAAGGTTGTTGTTGCCACTCAACTAACAATCACCAAAGAAGTTACTATTCCAGATGTTGATAATAATGAGCTCCTTCAGTTCAAAGTAGCTCATCAACCATCATCTCCTGCAATCGTTGCTCAGTCTAGTAATCGTGTAACCTTTGTCTCTACATCCTCTTTCATTGGTCCTTGGATCTTTGACTCTAGTGCTTCTGATCATATGACaagtaataaaaaaaattatCTCACTTATCTTATTCTGATTATTTGTCTTCTCTCACTGTGGAAGATGGCTCTAAAATCAAAGTTCAagtcccacatcgactatatcGTGTAATTAACTGTAATTTCTCTCTATATAAGACAGTCTCTGCATTGCCTTTTAAACACGCGATTTATTCAAACTCTCTGATACTTCAATACACCCCACTCATACACAAAGTATTTCACCTCAAGTGATTAGATCCTCTAAACCACCATAAAATACCATTGTACAAGGCTTCTCGCCATAGTGGTCAAGCCCTAAGCATCACAACGTGATATACCTAATAAGACCTTTGAGTATTGATGTCGTTGCAGGGGTAACATGCATACTTGTACTTTTTGACCAATACAGTACAATATGTGACAACCCCTAGTAATTATGGGTTGTCagaggttttaggttttttttgTAGGGTTTAGAGCTAGCTCACGTATGGAGGTGAGAAACTTTGTATATGTGGTATTTGTCACATCTAAAAAATGTGATCCTTCATGAAGCGCTCGTACGCTCGCGGAAAAGATATTCGAACAGATTctccatcaaactttatttattccaaagcaggaaagggaaaatatcaataaaacccttaaaaacaaaaagaaaatggtcgtcgcaaccaaattcgggttcaggattcagttacgcaaggggaaggtattaacacctctCACGTCCGTTGCGATTGAAGGTTAGATTAAGTTAATTGTGATCTTCTAATTACTGAgcgagaaaaagaaagaaaggaaaaCATTTTTTATTAAAGGGGTGTCAATCAAGATTTCtcaatcctgctcctacgtatctccggaCACTATGGAGAACTTAAGGCTACATAGTTCTACTTAGAAAGAACTACTGGGTTGATTGATTTTGAAGAGTGATCCTTTAGACATATCGAGTGACTAAACCTTTACTTGTTGCTCGCTCTTAGAGGCggaagtctttgtttgtttcatGTCGATATGGATAAAGTATACCCGTTTCTGAAACGGTTTTCGATGTCGTGCAAGGGtggaaaacaagtttgatttgttgagtgttttgttggatgacgattactcgaaTGGCCGAGTtaggctactcgtatccaagtactcgAGAAGAGGAATAGAAAGCTTTATACCATCTCCATTTACATCCTTAATTGTAAAAAGATTTAGATAAGCTTAATGTATTTTAGACAAACGAAAAATACTCGAATggccgagtaaggctactcgtatccaaaTACTCGGGGAAGGGAATAGAAGGCTCTTGACCTCCTCCTTTTTCGTCCAAGTTATTacaaaaatgagtttggcttAAGTTTTGATTGTGAAAGCGATTTGAGGTGAATCAGATTGGAAGTTTTTAATGGATGTCAATTGCTTAAATGATCGAGTAAGGTAACTCGTATCCAAACAATTGAGGAGAAGAATTGAAAGCTttagaccatctcccttttcacCCTTTTGAAACAATGTTTAAGTATGATTAATTAATTTGGATTTGATTGGGGAAAAGGAACTCGATGTTTGATCGATGTTTTTATTATTCGCGTTGAATTAAAACGTGATGAAATGATTTGAAGGTTTTTTAGAAAATGATACAGAAGTGGATAGTTAAAATGGTTATGATTTGGGAAAATTGCTTGACGTTGGATCGaatatttttttttgttctttttgaaagTATTGATTTCAATCTTGAGTTAACAATTAACTAATACAATGGAAATAAAGGAAAACGGTAAACTTATTACacattacaagaataaggggTACAATTTTGTCGAATGGAGATATAGTATAACAATTAACAACACAAACTCAATAAACAAAaatctcattgtaagaaggcccaagagaaagccaaaGGACATAAATAAATTAGAAATTTGAACTATTgaatttagtgctatgttaagcaatcgtaaagcGATTCATGCAGGAATCAccctatttgaggccggtcaacAAAACTCTATGCGTTTAAGCAATTTCTGAAGTTACATTGATTTTTTTACTCAGAAATTGCAATGCATGTGTGAAAACTAATGATTTAAGCGACATTTTGAAAGATAGAAAGAAATGACAGTTAAACTACtaaatttagcattatgttaagcaatcgtaaagtgattcatgtaggaatcaccctatctgaggccggtcaacaAAACTTTATGTGTTTAAGTAGTTTCTGAAGTTAAATAGAATTTTTAACTCCGAAATTGCAATGCTTCTGTGAAAAACTGATGATTTAAGCTACATTTTGAAAGATAGAGAAAAATGAAAGTTAGACTATtaaatttagcactatgttaaaCAACCGTAAAGCGATTCATGAATGAATCACCCTATTCgagaccggtcaataaaactTTATGCGTTTGAATATCTTCTAAAATTAAACAgattttttaattttgaaattaCAATGTATATGTGAAAAACCGATGAGACAAATAAATTAAATTCTTAATAATTTAAACTAATAAATTTAATCAATAAATATTTAATAagaataataattaaaacaataataataataataatagtaatgataattaaaaataatagtAATCAACCATCATAAtcaataataattattattataaatgttaataacaataataatcaaataattaacaataataataaataaataatgataattaatgataataatcaacaataataacaattaaataataataataataataataataataataataataataatgataatagtaataaaattattattaataaGGGTAATAAGCGGTTagcaaataaataaataaaatttagtgaataataaatgttattaaataataataataataataataataataataataataataataataataataataataataataataataataatagatgTATTAGTTATAATAATAATTGAAAAAATATCTATTAATAATAACAAGAATATTATagtaaacaaaaagaaaaaaaatgaaaaataaaagagaaatcAGCGCAAAAAGGGAGAGGAAAGAAGATTATTTTTTAAAGTTCTCCTCTCCCTGTCTGACACGTGGTAAGGAGAAAAAgtcaaaaagaaaatttaattcttcttctttctctttcaTTCAGCTCTCTCTGCTTATAATTTCAAACAGTATTTATTAAACTTTTCGGAGATGAATCTTTGCTCACATTTCAATATCACATGAAGTTGATAAATGTTACATTACTGTGACATGGGAGAATTTGGAGGCCATTGTTAGAAAAGGAAAGAATAAAAAACTAATTCTGCAGGGACTTATAGGTTATGCCCAGCCAGGGAAGCTTTTGGCTGTAATGGGTCCTTCCGGCAGCGGCAAATCAACACTCCTTGATGCATTAGCAGGTAACTAGATCAGTACTATACTACTCTACTGCAATTTACATGCATGTGTGATCAGTAACCACTAAGTCACTGCCTTTCAATTATAATATGATTTGAGCAATGTTGCAGGAAGATTGAGCTCAAACATACAGCAATCAGGGACGATTCTAATCAATGGCAAAAAACAAACACTGGCTTATGGAACATCAGTAAGACAGAATACCTGAATACTAACTGTTTTAGAAAACAGATAGATTAGTTACTAACCTTTTTGACACCATGTAAATTCAGGGCTATGTAACACAAGATGATGCTATGCTGTCGGCTTTAACAGCTGGTGAAACTTTATACTACTCAGCTCAACTTCAATTTCCGAAGTCAATGTCCATAGCAGAGAAGAAGAGACAAGCAGATATCACACTTACAGAAATGGGCCTGCAAGATGCTATTAACACAAGGGTCGGAGGGTATGGTTCTAAGGGCCTAAGTGGAGGGCAAAAGAGGAGACTTAGCATTTGCATTGAGATGCTAACACGCCCAAGACTTCTTTTCCTTGATGAACCAACAAGTGGACTTGATAGTGCAGCTTCCTACTATGTTATGAGTAGAATTGCAAGTTTACGTGTAAGGGATGGTATTCAAAGGACGATTGTTGCATCCATCCATCAGCCTAGTAGCCAAGTTTTTGAACTATTTGATGACCTCTGTCTTCTTTCCTCTGGGGAGACGGTATATTTTGGTCCAGCTTCTGAAGCAAATCAGGTTAGGAACTAAAATCCTTGTACCACATATTGATTTGACAAAATACATATATAGTAACACTTGATTCAGTGCAGTTTTTTTCTTCAAATGGCTTCCCTTGCCCAACTCTCTACAATCCTTCTGATCACTACTTAAGGATCATAAACAAAGATTTTGAACAGGTATTTATTCAAACCCTCAGTCTAAATAATGATATTTTACTGTTATATATATACATAATCAAAAATCCTTGTAAATTCTTATAAAGCGTCCAAAATGAAGAGGGCTTTGATAAAGGAGTTATTACTGAAGAAGCAAACGGTATCCTTGTAAATTCTTATAAAGCGTCCAAAATGAAGAGGGCTTTGATAAAGGAGTTATTACTGAAGAAGCAAACGGTATCCTTGTAAATTCTTATAAAGCGTCCAAAATGAAAAGTCAAGTTCAGATTGAAGTGACAAAAACAAGTGAATGTGTAAGTATAATAGTACATTCTTAAATTAGACTTAGAATAGAAAAAACACATACTACAACATACTTTTCAAAGCCAGTGGACGTTGTCTATAATCATTAGAGTTTCAAAGTGATTTTTAAGTATTGATCCACCATATTATGAAAAAACTGACAAGTCAAATGTATCTTAAAATATCAAGTAAGAAAGAGTTCTATATTAAATTTATAATGACTCAAAGCATGAATTTCCCAAGCACTATAGTAATAAATGGGAATTCGAGTCTATATTTGTTGGAAACTTCTCATTCAAAAGATAAATGTTGCATAATTTAGAAAGTAACATGCTTCAAATTAGTATCATCGGAGACAACTTTGGAGTCTTCATTACTAACATTATTTTTATCAGAAAGCAGAGGCAGATTTTCTTTTTTCATGAGTGGCGTATCAGGATAATTTCGGAATATTAGTTTTGTGCATCGTTTTATCCATGAGAATCGAGTCGCACTAGGAGGAGAAACACCTGATGAATTCTGCACAAATGGAGTACCAAACTCATTGCTGATGTTATCAACATCCAAGTCCTTGCTCAACGACCTTGTGTAGGAGTCTGATGCTTCAAATTTTTATTGAAGCattttctgtttcagcatttcaACAATAGCAAGGTCATCAGAGACAACTTTCGAGTCTTCTATCAGCATGCAACAGTTCTCTCTGTTTTTGTAGTTTATCCCTTTGAACCTCAGGTTCTTTAATACAATCAGTTAATTCAGCCCATTCTTTATTTCTTAGTTCATGGTCCAAACATATCTCAGTACGCTCAGATTGAAGCCTTTTCATATTGAAGGAAATTTGTTCCAATTATTTTGTTGTTTCCGTATCATTCTCTTTCATTCAACAAAGTTAGTATAATAACGATACAAAGAAAGtctt from Lathyrus oleraceus cultivar Zhongwan6 chromosome 7, CAAS_Psat_ZW6_1.0, whole genome shotgun sequence encodes the following:
- the LOC127102667 gene encoding ABC transporter G family member 1; translated protein: FAHISISHEVDKCYITVTWENLEAIVRKGKNKKLILQGLIGYAQPGKLLAVMGPSGSGKSTLLDALAGRLSSNIQQSGTILINGKKQTLAYGTSGYVTQDDAMLSALTAGETLYYSAQLQFPKSMSIAEKKRQADITLTEMGLQDAINTRVGGYGSKGLSGGQKRRLSICIEMLTRPRLLFLDEPTSGLDSAASYYVMSRIASLRVRDGIQRTIVASIHQPSSQVFELFDDLCLLSSGETVYFGPASEANQFFSSNGFPCPTLYNPSDHYLRIINKDFEQVFIQTLSLNNDILLLYIYIIKNPCKFL